In one Elusimicrobiota bacterium genomic region, the following are encoded:
- a CDS encoding radical SAM protein yields MKVLLINPSIRSKVWAGIPELCSRKIFLFPPLGLMYLQAYLHRHTSHRAEIVDALAEDLDDGRLRERIQASAPGLVGITALTHNLVDVAQTARLVKELDPRIRVCLGGPHVHSYPAEAIALPGVDFAVPGDGEAALGELLDALEGRGEVRAVKGILAKDEKGEVAATAERPETADLDSLPFPDRRSNDPSRYFTPATEGSSMTTMITARGCPQRCTFCDTYAHYRPRSTRNIVDEIAECASMGIEEIFFLDDTFNVTARRVLDIAQEILRRGLRVKWGFKARCDQITEELLATVKSAGCTKIHYGVETGTDEGLRRLNKKLTVEQIEATFAQTKRFGIRTIGFFMLGCPHEKTRAEVERTIEFARRLAADYAVFAIFSPYPDTAAYEDGVRSGVLPKGAWEEFIRRPSPERRLPTCWEEHLSKKELAALLQRAHRRFYFRPGKIIKNLFGFHSLAELKRTIAGGLALLQIEFMRDPAGRI; encoded by the coding sequence ATGAAAGTCTTGCTGATCAATCCTTCGATCCGGAGCAAGGTCTGGGCCGGCATCCCGGAATTGTGCAGCCGAAAGATCTTCCTCTTCCCCCCTCTCGGGCTCATGTACCTCCAGGCGTATCTGCATCGGCACACATCCCACCGCGCTGAGATCGTCGACGCGCTCGCCGAGGACCTGGATGACGGGCGGCTGCGGGAGAGGATCCAAGCGTCCGCCCCGGGGCTGGTCGGCATCACGGCCTTGACCCACAACCTGGTCGACGTGGCGCAGACCGCGCGGCTGGTCAAGGAGCTCGACCCGCGCATCCGGGTCTGCCTCGGCGGGCCGCACGTGCATTCCTACCCCGCCGAAGCCATCGCCCTGCCCGGCGTGGACTTCGCCGTTCCCGGGGACGGGGAGGCGGCCCTCGGCGAACTGCTCGACGCGTTGGAGGGACGAGGCGAGGTCCGCGCGGTGAAGGGGATCCTGGCCAAGGATGAGAAGGGCGAGGTCGCAGCGACGGCGGAGCGGCCGGAGACGGCGGACCTCGACAGCCTGCCGTTCCCGGACCGGAGGAGCAACGACCCCAGCCGCTATTTCACCCCGGCGACGGAAGGCTCGTCCATGACGACCATGATCACCGCCCGCGGCTGCCCCCAGAGGTGCACGTTCTGCGACACCTACGCGCATTACCGGCCGCGTTCGACGAGGAACATCGTCGACGAGATCGCGGAGTGCGCGTCCATGGGCATCGAGGAGATCTTCTTCCTCGACGACACCTTCAACGTCACCGCGCGGCGCGTGCTGGACATCGCGCAGGAGATCCTGAGGAGGGGCCTGCGGGTCAAATGGGGCTTCAAGGCCCGGTGCGACCAGATCACGGAGGAGCTGCTGGCGACGGTCAAGAGCGCGGGCTGCACCAAGATCCACTACGGCGTCGAGACCGGGACCGACGAAGGCCTGCGGCGGCTGAACAAGAAGCTGACCGTCGAGCAGATCGAAGCCACCTTCGCCCAGACCAAGAGGTTCGGCATACGCACCATCGGGTTCTTCATGCTCGGCTGCCCTCACGAGAAGACCCGGGCTGAGGTGGAGCGGACCATCGAGTTCGCCCGCAGGCTGGCGGCCGACTATGCCGTCTTCGCGATCTTCTCGCCGTATCCGGACACCGCGGCCTACGAGGACGGGGTGCGTTCGGGCGTGCTGCCCAAGGGCGCCTGGGAGGAGTTCATCCGCCGGCCTTCGCCGGAGCGCCGGCTCCCCACCTGCTGGGAAGAGCATCTTTCAAAGAAGGAGCTGGCCGCGCTGCTGCAGCGCGCGCATCGGAGGTTCTACTTCAGGCCCGGCAAGATCATCAAGAATCTTTTCGGCTTCCACAGCCTCGCCGAGCTCAAGCGGACGATCGCCGGGGGCTTGGCGCTCCTGCAGATCGAATTCATGCGCGACCCGGCGGGGAGGATCTGA
- a CDS encoding isoprenylcysteine carboxylmethyltransferase family protein — protein MGGVTFRDMLRVLPRKEFTVDMAVFFCVCVPAVLGVLVLARKADRLLGWAPFVSPPWSILLFIVLTLAGGALIWNAYTYLVFVGEGSPCPQYGGPKRLVKTGPYSLVRHPSVIGKLSGIVGLGCLSGSCTFTFLVIPLLLTWSVFYNRYIQEAGCVERFGAEYLEYRRQVPMLIPRLGGIASFISTSSKR, from the coding sequence ATGGGCGGCGTGACGTTCCGCGACATGCTGCGGGTCCTGCCCAGGAAGGAGTTCACCGTCGACATGGCGGTGTTCTTCTGCGTCTGCGTGCCCGCGGTGCTGGGCGTCCTGGTCCTGGCCCGCAAGGCCGACCGCCTGCTCGGCTGGGCACCCTTCGTCTCCCCCCCTTGGAGCATCCTGCTCTTCATCGTATTGACACTGGCCGGCGGGGCCCTCATCTGGAACGCCTACACCTACCTGGTCTTCGTGGGCGAAGGCAGCCCCTGCCCCCAGTACGGGGGGCCCAAGAGGCTGGTCAAGACCGGGCCCTACTCGCTGGTGCGGCACCCTTCGGTGATCGGGAAGCTGTCGGGGATCGTCGGCCTCGGCTGCCTCTCGGGCTCGTGCACATTCACCTTCTTGGTCATCCCCCTGCTCCTGACCTGGTCCGTGTTCTACAACCGATACATCCAGGAAGCGGGCTGCGTCGAGCGGTTCGGAGCCGAGTACCTGGAATACCGTCGCCAAGTCCCCATGCTCATCCCGCGTCTGGGCGGCATCGCCAGCTTCATCTCGACATCCTCCAAACGATGA
- a CDS encoding radical SAM protein, producing MSQFPPVAESIRRITNAKGASGYVFDWVISVACNYRCPYCYYEGHWDDLKKHNLAPPLETALATWKGIYEKYGECYILINGGEPTVYPRFMELMAALTRWHRWNFNTNLTWRLDRWRAFAEQIEPSRGNIQFSFHPSEEKDIDAFIERALAVRRLGFDNCDVTIIAYPPHLRDLKRFCGKFKAAGIKVSSQPFVGTWHGKNYPHDYTEEESALIRILSEENDSSLRSELDHAIGSASPLGKLCRSGQYSCHINQMGEVYRCTQIDQSPGSRERLGHFYRGFELRPGPTPCPKAFCQCGESRWLVERCG from the coding sequence ATGAGCCAGTTCCCGCCCGTAGCCGAGAGCATCAGGCGGATCACGAACGCCAAAGGCGCCTCGGGCTACGTCTTCGATTGGGTGATCTCTGTCGCGTGCAATTATCGCTGTCCGTACTGCTACTACGAGGGGCACTGGGACGACCTGAAGAAGCACAACCTTGCCCCGCCGTTGGAGACCGCGCTCGCGACTTGGAAGGGCATCTACGAGAAATACGGCGAGTGCTATATCCTCATCAACGGCGGCGAGCCCACCGTGTATCCCCGCTTCATGGAGCTGATGGCGGCCCTGACCCGGTGGCACCGCTGGAACTTCAATACGAACCTCACCTGGCGGCTGGACCGTTGGCGGGCGTTCGCGGAGCAGATCGAGCCCTCGCGGGGCAATATCCAGTTCAGCTTCCACCCATCCGAGGAGAAGGACATCGATGCCTTCATCGAGCGGGCGTTGGCGGTCCGCCGGCTGGGTTTCGACAATTGCGACGTCACGATCATCGCCTATCCGCCGCACCTCCGCGACCTCAAGCGGTTCTGCGGGAAGTTCAAGGCGGCCGGGATCAAGGTGAGTTCGCAGCCTTTCGTCGGGACCTGGCACGGGAAGAACTACCCCCATGACTACACCGAGGAAGAAAGCGCCTTGATCCGCATCCTGAGCGAGGAGAACGATTCCTCGCTGCGCTCCGAGCTGGACCACGCGATCGGGTCTGCGAGCCCTCTGGGAAAGCTGTGCCGGTCCGGACAATATTCCTGCCACATCAACCAGATGGGCGAGGTGTATCGTTGTACCCAGATCGACCAGTCGCCGGGTTCCCGCGAGAGGCTCGGGCATTTTTATCGCGGCTTCGAGCTGCGCCCGGGACCGACCCCCTGCCCTAAGGCCTTCTGTCAGTGCGGCGAATCGCGCTGGCTGGTGGAGCGATGCGGCTGA
- a CDS encoding beta-propeller fold lactonase family protein → MRLSLLAATLLALGAWGQEASRSLSRTRAPQDRPVSSSAVAVSPDGKWIAAVNPDSGSITILQARPLRVLAEVPVGRDPRSLCFSPDARTIAVANHGSSDVSLVALGERKESRRIRTGAMPYGVVTDGRRLFVSEFAMGSVAVLDAASGRVTGRVKTGPYPAGLALSADRRSLFVTHFFSGRLSRVEAATLAVQAVAETGDRANLSQSVALSADGRRAYLPQTLSNAGNAAPTFDNMIIPVVNVVELPAMARLGRELVYLASLHRAANVPSDAVVAPDGKHLYVANAGSNDVFVMDLASGKLLAAVEVGANPRGLAPSPDGARLYVDNGLDGTLSVIRAGSYAGSRTAPDEVSLHKPVAVDLQRPTTCRSCHAESSESSTLGPDVLVELGHGRLQVVNRTWTVEATVPLTRIPLPPLLLQGKKLFHASDRPELSTGRWISCASCHPDGAMDGRTWLLPAGPRNTPALFGVGETLPIHWSGDFADLYEMERGIRRFLFGRGFTLDPEQRPLAGRSADLDALVAYLRSLRPLPSPFPLEREAVARGVAAFRAAGCAKCHAPPTFTDGKLHDVGTGDPSREKHARGTSFDTPTLRGLWLTAPYFHDGSAPTLEGVLRTGREHDVSGLLSAEERRALVGYLRTL, encoded by the coding sequence ATGCGCCTTAGCCTTCTCGCCGCGACGCTCCTCGCCCTCGGCGCCTGGGGCCAGGAGGCTTCCCGGTCCCTCTCGCGGACCCGCGCGCCGCAGGACCGCCCCGTCTCCTCGTCGGCGGTGGCCGTATCCCCCGACGGCAAGTGGATCGCCGCCGTGAACCCCGACAGCGGTTCGATCACGATCTTGCAGGCCCGGCCGCTCCGGGTCCTCGCCGAAGTCCCGGTGGGCCGGGATCCCCGGTCGTTGTGCTTCAGCCCGGACGCGCGCACCATCGCCGTAGCCAATCACGGCTCCTCGGATGTCTCTCTCGTCGCGCTGGGCGAGCGCAAGGAATCGCGCCGTATCCGGACGGGAGCCATGCCCTACGGCGTGGTGACGGACGGCCGGCGCCTGTTCGTCAGCGAATTCGCGATGGGGTCGGTCGCCGTCCTGGATGCCGCGTCCGGGCGGGTGACCGGGCGCGTGAAGACCGGCCCTTATCCCGCGGGTCTGGCGTTGAGCGCGGACCGGAGGAGCCTTTTCGTCACGCACTTCTTCTCGGGGCGGCTGAGCCGCGTCGAGGCGGCGACCCTCGCGGTGCAGGCCGTCGCGGAGACCGGGGACCGGGCGAACCTGTCGCAGTCCGTCGCGCTCTCTGCGGACGGCCGGCGGGCTTATCTGCCGCAGACCCTTTCCAACGCCGGCAACGCCGCGCCGACCTTCGACAACATGATCATCCCCGTCGTGAACGTCGTCGAGCTGCCCGCGATGGCGCGGCTCGGGCGCGAGCTCGTGTACCTCGCGTCGCTGCACCGCGCCGCCAACGTGCCCTCCGACGCGGTCGTGGCTCCGGACGGGAAGCATCTCTACGTCGCCAACGCGGGGAGCAACGACGTCTTCGTGATGGACCTGGCGAGCGGGAAGCTGCTCGCCGCCGTCGAGGTGGGCGCCAACCCCCGGGGGCTGGCGCCGTCTCCGGACGGGGCCCGGCTCTACGTGGACAACGGGCTGGACGGCACGCTCTCGGTCATCCGCGCCGGGAGCTACGCGGGCAGCCGCACCGCGCCGGACGAGGTCTCGCTCCACAAGCCGGTCGCGGTCGATCTGCAGCGTCCGACGACGTGCCGGTCCTGCCACGCCGAGTCCTCGGAATCCTCGACGCTCGGTCCGGATGTGCTGGTCGAGCTCGGCCATGGCAGGCTCCAGGTGGTCAATCGCACCTGGACGGTCGAGGCGACCGTGCCCCTCACCCGCATCCCGCTGCCGCCCCTCCTCCTGCAGGGCAAGAAGCTGTTCCATGCCTCGGACCGGCCGGAGCTCAGCACCGGCCGATGGATCTCGTGCGCGTCCTGCCACCCGGACGGCGCCATGGACGGGCGCACCTGGCTCCTGCCGGCCGGGCCGCGCAACACCCCGGCGCTCTTCGGGGTCGGCGAGACGCTCCCCATCCATTGGTCGGGAGACTTCGCTGACCTCTATGAGATGGAGCGGGGGATCCGCCGCTTCCTGTTCGGCCGCGGCTTCACGCTGGACCCGGAGCAGAGGCCCCTGGCGGGCCGGTCGGCCGATCTCGACGCCCTGGTCGCCTATCTGCGGTCCCTGCGGCCGCTGCCGTCGCCCTTCCCCTTGGAGCGGGAGGCGGTCGCGCGCGGCGTCGCCGCCTTCCGGGCCGCGGGCTGCGCCAAGTGCCATGCGCCGCCGACCTTCACCGACGGCAAGCTGCACGACGTCGGCACGGGCGACCCGTCGCGCGAGAAGCACGCCCGCGGCACGAGCTTCGACACGCCCACGCTGCGGGGGCTTTGGCTCACGGCGCCGTATTTCCATGACGGGAGCGCGCCGACGCTCGAAGGCGTGCTGCGGACGGGACGGGAGCACGACGTGTCGGGGCTCCTCAGCGCGGAGGAGCGCCGCGCGCTCGTGGGTTATCTGCGTACGCTGTGA